The bacterium genome has a segment encoding these proteins:
- a CDS encoding GIY-YIG nuclease family protein, with protein sequence MLFYVYVLESLKDGKRYIGFTNNLRRRFEEHQKGQSFSTKYRLPFKLIYFEACTNRDDAVRREEYFKSTGGNRFLAKRLKVYYKVKSKL encoded by the coding sequence ATGCTCTTCTACGTCTATGTTTTGGAGAGCTTAAAAGATGGAAAGCGATATATTGGCTTCACAAACAATCTACGGCGTCGGTTTGAAGAGCATCAAAAAGGACAGAGCTTCTCAACAAAATATCGACTACCTTTTAAACTTATTTATTTTGAAGCATGCACAAACAGGGATGATGCGGTGCGTCGTGAAGAGTATTTCAAATCCACGGGAGGAAACAGATTTCTCGCAAAAAGGTTGAAGGTATATTATAAAGTTAAATCGAAGTTGTAG